The following proteins are co-located in the Halococcus salsus genome:
- the dnaG gene encoding DNA primase DnaG, translating to MEDTDKYLIHADVTAEGVVERNDVVGAIFGQTEGLLGDDLDLRGLQQSSKVGRIDVSINSQNGQSFGRITIASGLDKVETAILGASLETIERIGPCRSTVSVERIEDVRAAKRRTVVERAKSLLGAFEESTMSSAEIIDAVRESARTGDITTYEGLPAGPRVAEGDAVIVVEGRADVLTLLGYGVKNAVAVEGTNVPDAVAELTGHRTTTAFLDGDRGGDLILKELTQVGDIDYVAVAPAGKSVEDLSREEALSALREKVAHDLVVEAGNAREAVAATDGSARPAPPMPEHESTNPATDEPTAEPAPRAGPTEPSTPDLGPTEPTPTAEADVSEPEPTAGTAADVGTATEADQDSVEGVGNEDGAEDGSAADEADEATTLGGHVEHVIGDGMEVARLLDGEFAVLAEVEASETFDALAEGSAVPATVVLDGELTQRVLDVAAQRGVGQVVARTTGEFVKQPTDVRIRTAGQLPEASSDTESD from the coding sequence ATGGAGGACACAGACAAATACCTGATTCACGCGGACGTGACCGCCGAGGGGGTGGTCGAACGGAACGACGTCGTCGGCGCGATCTTCGGGCAGACCGAGGGGCTCCTCGGCGACGACCTCGACCTGCGGGGGCTCCAGCAGTCCTCGAAGGTCGGCCGGATCGACGTCAGTATCAACTCCCAGAACGGCCAGTCGTTCGGCCGTATCACGATCGCGAGCGGGCTCGACAAGGTCGAGACCGCGATCCTCGGTGCATCGCTCGAAACCATCGAACGCATCGGGCCGTGTCGCTCGACGGTCTCGGTCGAGCGGATCGAGGACGTTCGAGCCGCGAAACGCCGAACGGTGGTCGAGCGCGCGAAGTCGCTGCTCGGCGCGTTCGAGGAGAGCACGATGAGTTCAGCCGAGATCATCGACGCGGTTCGCGAGAGCGCCCGCACCGGCGACATCACGACCTACGAGGGCCTCCCCGCCGGGCCGCGGGTCGCCGAGGGCGATGCGGTCATCGTCGTCGAGGGTCGTGCCGACGTCCTCACCCTGCTCGGCTACGGCGTCAAGAACGCCGTGGCGGTCGAGGGCACCAACGTCCCCGACGCCGTGGCCGAACTCACCGGTCATCGAACGACCACCGCCTTCCTCGACGGCGACCGCGGCGGCGACCTGATCCTGAAGGAGTTGACCCAGGTCGGCGACATCGACTACGTCGCGGTCGCGCCCGCCGGCAAGAGCGTCGAGGACCTCTCGCGCGAGGAGGCGCTGTCGGCGCTCCGCGAGAAGGTCGCCCACGACCTCGTGGTCGAGGCGGGGAACGCGCGCGAGGCGGTCGCCGCGACCGACGGGAGCGCCCGGCCCGCGCCGCCGATGCCCGAGCACGAATCGACCAATCCCGCGACCGACGAACCGACCGCCGAACCCGCCCCACGCGCCGGGCCCACCGAACCATCGACCCCCGATCTCGGACCAACCGAACCGACCCCGACCGCCGAAGCGGACGTGTCGGAGCCGGAGCCGACTGCGGGCACGGCGGCGGACGTGGGGACGGCCACCGAAGCCGATCAGGACTCGGTCGAGGGCGTCGGGAACGAGGACGGAGCTGAGGACGGATCGGCGGCCGACGAGGCGGACGAAGCGACCACGCTCGGCGGCCACGTCGAGCACGTCATCGGCGACGGGATGGAGGTCGCTCGTCTGCTCGACGGCGAGTTCGCGGTGCTCGCGGAGGTCGAGGCGAGCGAGACGTTCGACGCGCTCGCCGAGGGGTCGGCGGTTCCCGCGACCGTCGTGCTCGACGGCGAACTCACCCAGCGCGTGCTCGACGTGGCGGCCCAGCGCGGGGTCGGACAGGTCGTCGCCCGCACGACGGGCGAGTTCGTCAAACAGCCCACCGACGTTCGGATCAGAACCGCCGGTCAGCTCCCCGAGGCGTCGTCCGATACCGAGTCGGACTGA
- a CDS encoding GNAT family N-acetyltransferase translates to MTHVRPATPADRPTLLAIQAASLDSPQPSLLDAGLRGAATVLVAGRRPTGYALAVGHDPTDLVELAVAPDHRNAGRGSALLESLLARGGAFRLTVRADDERARRFYERHAFRVEKSLPGYYEDGDAVRLVRQSDSVSDDASGS, encoded by the coding sequence GTGACCCACGTCCGACCCGCCACGCCCGCCGACCGCCCCACGCTCCTCGCCATCCAGGCGGCGTCGCTCGATTCGCCCCAGCCCTCGCTCCTCGATGCCGGGCTTCGCGGGGCGGCCACCGTGCTCGTCGCCGGCCGGCGGCCGACGGGCTACGCGCTCGCAGTCGGTCACGACCCCACCGACCTCGTGGAACTCGCGGTCGCGCCCGACCACCGGAACGCGGGCCGTGGCTCGGCGCTCCTCGAATCCCTCCTCGCCCGCGGGGGCGCGTTTCGACTCACCGTTCGGGCGGACGACGAACGCGCTCGGCGTTTCTACGAACGACACGCCTTCCGGGTCGAGAAATCGCTCCCCGGCTACTACGAAGACGGTGACGCGGTTCGTCTCGTCCGTCAGTCCGACTCGGTATCGGACGACGCCTCGGGGAGCTGA
- a CDS encoding DUF92 domain-containing protein produces MNRRVRRAGGFAVVGALALAAPALGPASAAPFVVVAGLAAFVIDDGPVFELFARPGEHEEHTLYGLVGFSLAAAGLGLLVALFDLPLPVFLVSVLVLSAGDLAEAVAEGYRSTAFATTAFVVVGAAAGLAGQLLVGLATPDLVSRPAFVAFLSANAALVAALVRTGLSPRDDALVLFSAGLTVWLLTALPIDPSPATVLAAVVVSAGFGGLAYALGVASVSGMLTGVLAALVMVVLGGFGWFALLIAFFGIGGLSTRFGYDRKQERGLAEANGGARGSANVLANAAVALAAVVGYAASPLFPMPRAIFLYVFAGSLAAAMADTLSSEVGGLYDTPRLVTTLEPVPPGTDGGVTWQGGLAGVGGAALVAGLAVLALGTSPAGALVICAAGVVGTLVDSLLGALVENHRIDAVVGRLAPDLGEHRVGNTAVNFLTTLVAAVVCAVLAVVVGLAPL; encoded by the coding sequence GTGAATCGAAGAGTTCGGCGGGCGGGCGGGTTCGCGGTCGTGGGCGCGCTCGCGCTCGCCGCCCCGGCGCTCGGCCCCGCGAGCGCCGCGCCGTTCGTCGTCGTCGCGGGGCTCGCGGCGTTCGTCATCGACGACGGTCCCGTGTTCGAGCTGTTCGCCCGCCCCGGCGAGCACGAGGAGCACACGCTCTACGGCCTCGTAGGCTTCTCGCTCGCCGCCGCCGGGCTCGGACTCTTGGTCGCGCTGTTCGACCTCCCGCTCCCGGTGTTCCTCGTCAGCGTCCTCGTCCTCTCGGCGGGCGACCTCGCGGAGGCCGTGGCCGAGGGCTATCGCTCGACGGCGTTCGCTACGACGGCGTTCGTCGTCGTCGGGGCCGCTGCGGGGCTCGCCGGCCAGCTGCTCGTCGGCCTCGCGACCCCGGACCTGGTCTCCCGGCCCGCGTTCGTGGCCTTCCTGTCTGCGAACGCCGCGCTCGTCGCCGCCCTGGTTCGGACGGGGCTCTCCCCGCGCGACGACGCGCTGGTGCTGTTCTCGGCGGGGCTGACGGTCTGGCTCCTCACCGCGCTCCCGATCGACCCCTCGCCGGCGACGGTCCTCGCCGCGGTCGTGGTCTCGGCGGGCTTCGGCGGGCTGGCCTACGCGCTCGGGGTCGCCTCCGTCTCGGGGATGCTGACGGGCGTGCTCGCGGCGCTCGTGATGGTGGTGCTCGGCGGCTTCGGCTGGTTCGCGCTCCTGATCGCCTTCTTCGGCATCGGCGGGCTCTCGACCCGGTTCGGCTACGACCGAAAGCAGGAACGCGGCCTCGCGGAGGCCAACGGTGGCGCGCGCGGGAGCGCCAACGTCCTCGCGAACGCGGCGGTCGCGCTCGCGGCGGTCGTCGGCTACGCCGCGAGCCCGCTGTTCCCGATGCCGCGCGCGATATTCCTCTACGTCTTCGCGGGTTCGCTCGCCGCCGCGATGGCCGACACCCTGTCGAGCGAGGTCGGCGGGCTCTACGATACGCCCCGACTCGTCACGACGCTCGAACCCGTCCCGCCGGGGACCGACGGTGGCGTGACGTGGCAGGGCGGGCTCGCGGGGGTCGGCGGCGCGGCGCTGGTCGCCGGTCTCGCCGTGCTCGCGCTCGGGACCTCGCCCGCGGGCGCGCTCGTCATCTGCGCCGCGGGCGTCGTCGGCACGCTGGTCGACAGCCTCCTCGGCGCGCTCGTCGAGAACCACCGGATCGACGCCGTCGTGGGGCGACTCGCCCCCGACCTCGGCGAGCACCGCGTCGGCAACACCGCCGTGAACTTCCTCACGACCCTCGTCGCCGCGGTCGTGTGTGCGGTGCTCGCGGTCGTCGTCGGGCTCGCCCCGCTGTGA
- a CDS encoding undecaprenyl diphosphate synthase family protein: MGLYDRYLAARVRRNDAPLPEQVAVVITERDLLEGGAYRTLESFFGWAFEYGAERVLVYVSVLDPGAVPTIRRVIERCEAPRPVAVRGPDDAERADSPIQVSIGLGGKHEFAAAVRDVATEVESGTLAVEEIDGEAIENRLVFPTDPDLVIKTGAERLSDFMIWQSVYSELYFTDVNWRDFRERDYLRALRDYQNRQRRYGK; encoded by the coding sequence GTGGGACTCTACGACCGGTATCTCGCGGCACGGGTTCGCCGAAACGACGCGCCGCTCCCCGAGCAGGTGGCGGTGGTCATCACCGAGCGCGACCTGCTGGAGGGCGGCGCGTACCGGACCCTCGAATCCTTCTTCGGGTGGGCGTTCGAGTACGGTGCCGAGCGGGTGCTGGTCTACGTCAGCGTGCTCGACCCCGGTGCGGTGCCGACGATCCGACGGGTGATCGAGCGGTGTGAGGCCCCGCGGCCGGTCGCGGTTCGGGGCCCCGACGACGCCGAGCGCGCCGACAGCCCGATCCAGGTCAGCATCGGCCTCGGGGGCAAACACGAGTTCGCGGCGGCGGTTCGCGACGTCGCCACCGAGGTCGAGTCCGGCACGCTCGCGGTCGAGGAGATCGACGGCGAGGCGATCGAGAACCGGTTAGTGTTCCCGACCGACCCGGACCTCGTGATCAAGACCGGTGCGGAGCGCCTCTCGGATTTCATGATCTGGCAGTCGGTCTACTCCGAACTCTACTTCACCGACGTCAACTGGCGGGACTTCCGCGAGCGCGACTACCTCCGGGCGCTCCGGGACTACCAGAACCGACAGCGCCGCTACGGCAAGTAA
- the uppS gene encoding polyprenyl diphosphate synthase, with the protein MSSRTRTLLNRTYERLLQREVDGAPSHVAVIQDGNRRYADEHGKDAADGHRAGAETTEAVLDWCAECGVEELTLYTFSTENFDRPAGEREHLFEMLEEKLHEFAEADRVHDSEVRIRAIGETDRLPDSLRDAIDYAERRTRAYDELTLNIALAYGGRTELLGAARNAARAVESGDLAPGDIDVEEVEHRLANGPARDVDLIIRTGGDERTSNFLPWHANGNEAAVFFCTPYWPAFAKKDFLRAIRTYESREHSWRRTRARRALALVRAVGGAELDEARAIVERLAEYLPRGALDGIETTDTDPDPVASD; encoded by the coding sequence ATGTCCTCGCGAACCCGGACCCTCCTGAACCGGACCTACGAGCGACTGTTGCAGCGCGAGGTCGACGGCGCGCCGAGCCACGTCGCGGTGATACAGGACGGCAACCGACGCTACGCCGACGAGCACGGCAAGGACGCCGCCGACGGCCACCGCGCCGGGGCCGAAACCACCGAAGCGGTCCTCGATTGGTGTGCCGAGTGCGGCGTCGAGGAGCTCACCCTCTACACCTTCTCGACCGAGAACTTCGACCGGCCGGCCGGCGAGCGCGAACACCTCTTCGAGATGCTCGAGGAGAAGCTCCACGAGTTCGCCGAGGCCGACCGCGTCCACGACTCCGAGGTCCGAATACGCGCCATCGGCGAGACGGACCGCCTCCCCGACTCCCTCCGCGACGCCATCGACTACGCCGAACGGCGGACGCGCGCCTACGACGAGCTCACCCTCAACATCGCGCTCGCCTACGGCGGTCGCACCGAACTCCTCGGAGCGGCGCGCAACGCCGCCCGCGCAGTCGAGTCCGGCGACCTCGCGCCCGGCGACATCGACGTCGAGGAGGTCGAACACCGGCTCGCCAACGGCCCCGCGCGCGACGTCGACCTCATCATCCGGACCGGCGGCGACGAGCGCACCTCGAACTTCCTGCCGTGGCACGCTAACGGCAACGAGGCCGCCGTCTTCTTCTGTACACCCTACTGGCCCGCGTTCGCGAAGAAGGACTTCCTGCGCGCGATCCGGACCTACGAGTCGCGCGAGCACTCCTGGCGGCGGACCCGCGCGCGGCGCGCGCTCGCGCTGGTTCGGGCGGTCGGCGGCGCGGAACTCGACGAGGCCCGCGCCATCGTCGAGCGCCTAGCCGAGTACCTCCCACGCGGCGCGCTCGACGGCATCGAGACCACCGATACCGACCCCGACCCGGTCGCCTCGGACTGA
- a CDS encoding cold-shock protein codes for MASGTVDFFNDTGGYGFIESDDSEEDVFFHMEDVGGPDLEEGQEVEFDIVQADKGPRAENLERL; via the coding sequence ATGGCGTCAGGTACGGTTGACTTCTTCAACGACACGGGCGGCTACGGCTTCATCGAAAGCGACGACTCCGAGGAAGATGTGTTCTTCCACATGGAGGACGTCGGCGGCCCGGACTTGGAGGAAGGACAGGAGGTAGAGTTCGACATCGTGCAGGCTGACAAGGGACCGCGGGCGGAGAACCTGGAGCGGCTGTAA
- a CDS encoding cold-shock protein → MATGTVDFFNDTGGYGFIETDEADEDVFFHMEDVGGPDLEEGQEVEFDIVQADKGPRAENLERL, encoded by the coding sequence ATGGCAACTGGAACAGTGGACTTCTTCAACGACACGGGTGGCTACGGCTTCATCGAGACCGACGAGGCCGACGAAGACGTGTTCTTCCACATGGAAGACGTCGGCGGCCCGGACCTCGAAGAGGGACAGGAAGTCGAGTTCGACATCGTGCAGGCCGACAAGGGCCCGCGCGCCGAGAACCTCGAACGACTGTAA